In Microcoleus sp. FACHB-68, the following are encoded in one genomic region:
- a CDS encoding antibiotic biosynthesis monooxygenase, which produces MAKQTVRVVARVVALPDQVEPVKSILLSIIEPTRQEAGCIFYELMQNSADPTDFVFVEEWETQELLNAHLNSQHIQQAASQLNGLAAMSPDIRCYQLLA; this is translated from the coding sequence GTGGCCAAACAAACCGTTCGAGTGGTAGCTCGTGTTGTGGCGCTTCCCGATCAGGTGGAGCCGGTGAAGTCTATTCTTTTGAGCATCATTGAACCAACTCGCCAAGAAGCCGGCTGTATTTTCTACGAACTGATGCAAAATTCAGCCGATCCGACTGATTTTGTCTTTGTGGAAGAGTGGGAAACTCAGGAATTGCTCAACGCCCATTTAAATTCACAACATATTCAGCAGGCAGCCTCTCAACTTAATGGCTTGGCTGCGATGTCGCCAGATATCCGCTGTTATCAATTGCTGGCTTAA
- a CDS encoding response regulator has translation MNTVLIVDDSLTLRQIVSDILRKSGLNVVEASDGIEAKEQIQARYPDLVITDVVMPRMNGYELCRWLKNDPKAHNIPVVMCTSKSEEFDRYWGMKQGADAYIAKPFRPTELIATVKQLLKGL, from the coding sequence ATGAATACGGTTCTGATCGTGGATGACAGTTTAACCCTACGTCAAATTGTTTCAGATATTTTAAGAAAGAGCGGACTCAATGTTGTTGAAGCATCTGATGGCATTGAAGCAAAAGAACAAATTCAAGCCCGCTATCCAGATTTAGTGATTACGGACGTTGTCATGCCTCGGATGAACGGCTACGAACTGTGCCGGTGGCTCAAAAATGACCCAAAAGCCCACAATATCCCTGTTGTTATGTGTACGAGTAAAAGTGAGGAATTTGATCGCTACTGGGGAATGAAACAAGGGGCTGATGCTTATATTGCCAAACCTTTTCGCCCAACCGAACTGATTGCAACAGTTAAACAACTGCTGAAAGGACTGTAA
- the dnaK gene encoding molecular chaperone DnaK, translating to MGKVVGIDLGTTNSVVAVMEGGKPIVIANSEGMRTTPSVVSFSKEGELLVGQLARRQAVLNPQNTFYGAKRFIGRQYAELNATSKRVPYTIRKDETGNIKIKCPRLKKEFAAEEISSMVLRKLADEASRYLGQPVTGAVITVPAYFNDSQRQATRDAGRIAGLEVKRILNEPTAASLAYGLDRKQQETILVFDLGGGTFDVSILEVGDGVFEVKATSGDTQLGGNDFDKKIVDWLAEQFLEAEGVDLRRDRQALQRLTEAAEKAKIELSGVTVTDINLPFITATEEGPKHLETRLTRAQFEGLCGDLIQRLRIPVKQALMDASLSPSRIDEVVLVGGSTRIPLVKQLVRSLIDKEPNENVNPDEVVAVGAAIQAGILAGEVRDVLLLDVTPLSLGLETIGGVMKKLIPRNTTIPVRRSDIFSTAENNQTLVEVHILQGEREMGADNKSLGRFKLTGIPPAPRGVPQIQVAFDIDSNGILQVTALDKTTGREQSITIQGASTLSESEVTRMIQDAEQFSQDDRLRRERVEKRNRAEALAYQAERQLREVALDYGMQFAQRSRSRIESLVRDLRDNLSRNDERGVDLTSSELQDALYDLSREVYQFSREEDGDDFFDSIRRTFSGDSRPSERVGASRVTRGESRYPRTNVSEDEWDDEDDDWF from the coding sequence ATGGGAAAGGTAGTCGGCATTGACCTGGGGACAACCAACTCAGTAGTAGCCGTTATGGAAGGCGGTAAGCCGATAGTAATTGCCAATTCAGAAGGCATGCGGACAACTCCCTCTGTAGTAAGCTTCAGCAAAGAAGGTGAGCTACTCGTCGGACAACTGGCCCGCCGGCAAGCCGTACTCAACCCCCAAAATACGTTTTACGGGGCGAAACGCTTTATTGGCCGACAATATGCAGAACTCAACGCCACGTCAAAACGAGTGCCTTACACCATTCGTAAGGACGAAACCGGCAATATCAAAATTAAGTGTCCGCGCCTGAAAAAAGAATTTGCCGCAGAAGAAATCTCGTCGATGGTACTGCGGAAACTGGCAGATGAAGCGAGTCGCTACTTAGGACAGCCAGTCACCGGCGCGGTGATTACCGTCCCCGCCTATTTTAATGACTCCCAACGACAGGCAACCCGCGATGCCGGTCGAATTGCCGGCCTTGAAGTCAAGCGAATTCTCAACGAACCAACGGCTGCCTCCTTAGCCTATGGATTAGATCGCAAGCAACAAGAGACGATCCTCGTATTCGACTTGGGCGGTGGCACCTTTGACGTTTCCATCTTGGAAGTGGGCGATGGCGTATTTGAAGTCAAAGCCACCAGTGGGGACACCCAGTTAGGCGGAAACGATTTTGATAAAAAGATCGTGGACTGGCTGGCAGAGCAGTTTTTAGAAGCTGAAGGTGTAGATTTGCGGCGTGACCGGCAAGCCTTGCAGCGCCTCACAGAAGCCGCCGAAAAAGCAAAAATTGAGCTGTCCGGCGTCACCGTCACCGACATTAACTTACCCTTCATCACCGCCACCGAAGAGGGTCCCAAGCATCTAGAAACTCGGCTAACGCGTGCTCAGTTTGAAGGGTTGTGCGGCGATCTAATCCAACGGCTTCGCATTCCTGTCAAGCAAGCTTTAATGGATGCCAGCCTCTCCCCCTCTCGGATTGATGAAGTCGTCTTAGTGGGCGGATCGACCCGCATTCCCCTAGTCAAACAGTTGGTACGCAGCCTGATTGACAAAGAACCGAATGAAAACGTCAACCCTGATGAAGTTGTCGCAGTGGGCGCAGCCATACAAGCCGGCATCCTGGCAGGTGAAGTCAGAGATGTGCTGCTGCTGGATGTGACCCCCCTCTCCTTGGGATTGGAAACCATTGGGGGCGTGATGAAAAAACTCATCCCGCGCAACACCACGATTCCCGTGCGCCGGTCAGATATTTTTTCCACCGCAGAAAACAATCAAACCCTGGTCGAGGTTCACATCCTTCAGGGAGAGCGGGAGATGGGGGCAGATAATAAATCGTTAGGCCGGTTTAAACTCACCGGCATCCCGCCGGCACCACGCGGCGTCCCCCAGATTCAGGTCGCCTTTGATATCGATTCCAACGGCATCTTACAGGTAACAGCTCTTGACAAAACCACGGGACGAGAGCAAAGTATCACCATCCAGGGCGCATCTACCCTGAGTGAATCGGAAGTCACCCGTATGATTCAAGATGCCGAGCAATTTTCCCAAGACGATCGCTTGCGGCGAGAGCGGGTGGAAAAGCGCAACCGGGCAGAAGCGCTGGCTTATCAAGCAGAACGACAGCTGCGAGAGGTGGCTTTGGATTATGGAATGCAGTTTGCCCAACGCAGCCGCAGTCGCATCGAATCTTTGGTTCGAGACTTGCGCGATAACCTGAGCCGCAACGATGAGCGAGGCGTGGATCTGACGAGTTCGGAACTGCAAGACGCGCTTTACGATCTGAGTCGAGAAGTTTATCAGTTCTCCCGCGAAGAGGACGGAGATGACTTTTTTGACTCAATTCGGCGCACCTTCTCTGGGGACAGCCGGCCCTCTGAGCGTGTGGGAGCCAGTCGCGTCACCAGAGGCGAGTCCCGTTACCCTCGGACAAATGTCAGCGAAGATGAGTGGGATGATGAGGATGATGATTGGTTTTAA